Within the Staphylococcus argenteus genome, the region TATAAAGGTTTAATTAAGCGTATTGCCGGCAAATCACATATCGATTAAAATATCTATGCCATTGTAAAATTTAGTACAGCACTTCAAAATCAAAAAAGCGGGCAGATGAAAAGTAAAAATCTTTTCCATCTGTCCGCTTCCTAATAGAACCGTTATTTCTCAAGTATCTGTTGCCCAGTCGTTAATCCAGTTTCTGTAATTTCATGACCATTCACCCAAACTTCTTCGATTTGTGCCCCACGTGTCTTAAACAAGTTAATGACTTTTTCACTTGCAGCTAATGGCACAATAGGATCATGTTTTCCCATAGAAAGCAACACACTGACATCTGATAAATTCTTTGTTGACATTACTTCAATTGGATATAACGGTGCATATAACAATGCTTTTTTAAATGGTGCTTCTGAGCGCAACATTAAGTTAATCGCTATATTTGATCCATTTGAAAATCCTACAAGTACAGCCTTTTCAATATCAAAATCATAACGCTCAGCAGCTTCTTTAATGAAATCTAACAATTCTTGTCCACGAAATTCCAAATCTTCTTCATCATAAACACCTTCACCAAGACGTTTGAAATACCGGTTCATCCCATTTTCTGAAACTTGTCCTCTAATACTTAACAAGTGATAATTCTCATTCAATGCTTCGCCTAATGGCAATAAATCGAACTCATCGCCACCTGTACCATGCAATAATATTAGCGTTGGCGCACCTTTTTGTCCTTCTCTAAAAATATGTTCCATCACAAATCCCTCTCATTCCAATTAATCATGTTGACGCTTCGTATTAAAAGGTCTAACTTCTGATTCTATATATTCTCTTTTATTTTCTAAAAATGGTGGTAATGATAATCCTTCGCCTAATGTTTCATATGGTTCATCTTCCATAAATCCTGGTCCATCTGTTGAAATTTCTATTAAAATATGACCCACACGTGCATATAATGCTTCAAAATAGAAACGATTAACGATGCCTGAGTTGTTAATACCTAATTCTTTATATTTCGTTGCCCAAGCTTCTATTGCATCATGGTCCTTTACACGAAATGACACATGATGTACTTCACCATAACCTTGACGTGCTGCTGGCCCTTTATCATCTTTTATTAAGATTACCTGGCCACCATTACCACCTTCGCCAACTTCAAGTAATGCGACATTATCTTCATGTGCAATAGTTGTCATACCGTAAACAGTCTCTAAAATATTTTTAAAGTCGTCAAAATAACTCACTTTAATTTCAATGGGTCCTAAGCCATAAATCGCTTTATCTATTGGAACCGGTCCATTCTTCCATGGTACACCAGGTGCTACACCTTCATTTAACTCATCTGAAATTAATTGATACACTTGGCCGTCTACTTCTTCAAATGGCAACACTTTTTTACCAAATAGTTCTTGAATACCACCGTGTTTAACACCAAATTCATTAAAGCGATGTTCATAATACATTAATGCGTCATCGTTAGGCACTCTAAAAGACGGTCTTGTAATGGAATTTGTTCCTGCCTGCCCTTTTGGAATATTTGGAAAATCAAAGAACGTCATATCTGTACCTGCCGAACCTACATCATCTGCAAAAAATGTGTGATACGTATAAATATCATCTTGATTAACTGTCTTTTTAACTAAACGCATGCCTAATACTTCTGTAAAAAATTTATAATTACGTTCTGCATTATCTGTTATAGCAGTTACATGGTGTATACCTAGTAATTTATGATTATTTGTCATTTTATATACCCTCTTTATATCTTTAGTGTTTTTATCTCGAAATCGAGATATTTTAATGTAAATTTTTAGTGCACGTCTTACACTTCTGTAGATTGTGCACTTAGTTTCTTAAACGCTTGTTGTAAGATTGTTAATTCATCCTTTGTTAACACATCAAATGCCTTTGTTAATGTCTCAGCATGCTTAGGGAAAATATCTGCCATTTGACTTTGACCTTTTTCAGTTAAACAAGCCATGTATACACGTTTATCATCTTTATCCTTTTCACGTGTAATCCAACCTTTGTCCTCTAATTGGCTTACAACATATGAAATGCTGCTACTTGCAATTAATACGCGGTCTCTAATACGTTGAATTGGTTGCGGACCTTTGTTATAAAGCAACTCAAGCACTGCAAATTCAGTAATATTTAAGCCATATCGCTTTACGTCTTCTTTTGTAATTTGCTCTAATGTGTCTAATGCCCTATTCATTCCGACAAAAACATTGAGCGATTGTTTCGTTCGATCCATATCATCACCAACTTTTCATTTTATTTCGATTTCGAGATAAATTATATA harbors:
- the mhqD gene encoding methylhydroquinone degradation carboxylesterase MhqD, producing the protein MEHIFREGQKGAPTLILLHGTGGDEFDLLPLGEALNENYHLLSIRGQVSENGMNRYFKRLGEGVYDEEDLEFRGQELLDFIKEAAERYDFDIEKAVLVGFSNGSNIAINLMLRSEAPFKKALLYAPLYPIEVMSTKNLSDVSVLLSMGKHDPIVPLAASEKVINLFKTRGAQIEEVWVNGHEITETGLTTGQQILEK
- the mhqE gene encoding ring-cleaving dioxygenase MhqE, whose amino-acid sequence is MTNNHKLLGIHHVTAITDNAERNYKFFTEVLGMRLVKKTVNQDDIYTYHTFFADDVGSAGTDMTFFDFPNIPKGQAGTNSITRPSFRVPNDDALMYYEHRFNEFGVKHGGIQELFGKKVLPFEEVDGQVYQLISDELNEGVAPGVPWKNGPVPIDKAIYGLGPIEIKVSYFDDFKNILETVYGMTTIAHEDNVALLEVGEGGNGGQVILIKDDKGPAARQGYGEVHHVSFRVKDHDAIEAWATKYKELGINNSGIVNRFYFEALYARVGHILIEISTDGPGFMEDEPYETLGEGLSLPPFLENKREYIESEVRPFNTKRQHD
- the mhqR gene encoding MarR family transcriptional regulator MhqR, which encodes MDRTKQSLNVFVGMNRALDTLEQITKEDVKRYGLNITEFAVLELLYNKGPQPIQRIRDRVLIASSSISYVVSQLEDKGWITREKDKDDKRVYMACLTEKGQSQMADIFPKHAETLTKAFDVLTKDELTILQQAFKKLSAQSTEV